In the Pseudothauera hydrothermalis genome, one interval contains:
- the ppsA gene encoding phosphoenolpyruvate synthase, whose amino-acid sequence MTRYVIPFAELRMRDVEQVGGKNASLGEMISQLPSSVRVPGGFATTAAAYREFLAHGGLADRIKAALDALDVDDVDALAATGAQIRQWIVDTPFPAQLENEIRAAYEQITAEGDGSFAVRSSATAEDLPDASFAGQQETFLNIHGFENILHAIKEVFASLYNDRAISYRVHKGFAHAEVALSAGVQRMVRSDTGASGVMFTIDTESGFSDVVFITASYGLGETVVQGAVNPDEFYVHKPTLAQGKPAVVRRNLGSKLIKMVFADKAVAGKSVRTVEVPEADRNRFSLTDEDVLELARYAVIIERHYGRPMDIEWGKDGQDGKLYILQARPETVKSQANGLVMEKYRLKQYGKALTHGRAIGQKIGAGTVRVVKDASEMNRVQAGDILVTDMTDPNWEPVMKRASAIVTNRGGRTCHAAIIARELGIPAIVGCGNATDVLEEGDSVTVSCAEGDTGYVYRGKLEFEVVTTDMGNLPELPVKIMMNVGNPELAFEFAQIPNGGVGLARLEFVINNMIGIHPKAILELSQVPASLRDEINRRARGYATPKQFFIEKLAEGVATIAAAFYPKPVIVRMSDFKSNEYRKLLGGEIYEPEEENPMLGFRGASRYIAHSFRDCFEMEVAAMKKVRNELGLTNVQIMIPFVRNLEEAAGVVDLLAQHGLKRGENDLKLIMMCEIPSNALLADQFLQYFDGFSIGSNDLTQLTLGLDRDSGLVAHAFDERDPAVKRLLSMAIQSANKLGKYVGICGQGPSDHADFAEWLMDEGIQTISLNPDTVVDTWLKLAAHGKA is encoded by the coding sequence ATGACTCGTTACGTCATCCCTTTCGCCGAACTGCGTATGCGCGACGTGGAACAGGTCGGCGGCAAAAATGCCAGCCTGGGTGAAATGATCAGCCAGTTGCCGTCCAGCGTGCGGGTGCCGGGCGGCTTTGCCACCACTGCAGCGGCCTATCGCGAATTTTTGGCCCATGGCGGTTTGGCCGACCGTATCAAGGCCGCGCTCGACGCGCTGGATGTGGATGACGTAGATGCGCTGGCCGCCACCGGCGCGCAGATCCGCCAGTGGATCGTGGATACGCCGTTCCCGGCACAATTGGAAAACGAAATCCGCGCCGCCTACGAACAAATCACCGCCGAAGGCGATGGCAGCTTTGCGGTGCGCTCGTCGGCCACTGCCGAAGATTTGCCGGACGCTTCGTTTGCCGGTCAGCAGGAGACTTTCCTCAACATCCACGGCTTTGAAAACATTCTGCACGCGATCAAGGAAGTTTTCGCCTCGCTCTACAACGACCGCGCCATTTCCTACCGGGTGCACAAAGGCTTTGCCCATGCCGAGGTGGCATTGTCCGCCGGTGTGCAGCGCATGGTGCGTTCGGACACCGGTGCTTCGGGGGTGATGTTTACCATCGACACCGAATCCGGTTTTTCGGATGTGGTGTTCATCACTGCTTCTTATGGGCTGGGCGAGACCGTGGTGCAAGGTGCGGTCAATCCGGACGAATTCTATGTCCACAAGCCCACGCTGGCGCAGGGCAAGCCGGCGGTGGTGCGTCGCAACCTCGGCTCCAAGCTGATCAAGATGGTGTTTGCCGACAAAGCGGTAGCCGGCAAATCGGTGCGCACCGTGGAGGTGCCGGAGGCCGATCGCAACCGCTTCTCGCTCACCGACGAGGATGTGCTGGAACTTGCCCGCTATGCGGTGATCATCGAGCGGCATTACGGCCGGCCGATGGACATCGAATGGGGTAAAGATGGCCAGGACGGCAAACTCTATATCCTGCAGGCCCGTCCGGAGACGGTCAAAAGCCAGGCAAACGGCCTGGTGATGGAAAAGTACCGCCTCAAGCAGTATGGCAAGGCGCTCACCCATGGCCGCGCCATCGGCCAGAAAATCGGTGCCGGCACGGTGCGCGTGGTCAAGGATGCCTCCGAAATGAACCGGGTGCAGGCTGGCGATATCCTGGTGACCGACATGACCGACCCCAACTGGGAGCCGGTGATGAAACGCGCGTCCGCCATCGTTACCAACCGCGGCGGGCGTACCTGCCACGCGGCGATCATTGCCCGTGAGCTGGGTATTCCGGCCATCGTCGGCTGCGGCAATGCCACCGATGTGCTGGAAGAAGGCGATTCGGTCACCGTGTCCTGCGCCGAGGGTGACACCGGTTATGTGTACCGCGGCAAGCTGGAATTCGAGGTCGTGACTACCGACATGGGCAATCTGCCCGAGCTGCCGGTCAAGATCATGATGAACGTCGGCAACCCGGAACTCGCCTTCGAGTTCGCGCAGATCCCGAACGGCGGCGTCGGCCTGGCGCGGCTGGAATTCGTCATCAACAACATGATCGGCATTCACCCCAAGGCGATCCTGGAACTTTCCCAGGTGCCTGCGAGCCTGCGCGACGAAATCAATCGCCGTGCGCGCGGCTACGCCACGCCCAAGCAGTTCTTCATCGAGAAGCTGGCCGAGGGGGTCGCCACCATCGCCGCGGCCTTCTATCCCAAGCCGGTGATCGTGCGCATGTCGGACTTCAAGTCCAACGAATACCGCAAGTTGCTCGGCGGCGAGATCTACGAGCCCGAGGAAGAAAATCCGATGCTGGGCTTCCGCGGCGCCTCGCGCTACATCGCCCATTCCTTCCGCGACTGCTTCGAGATGGAAGTGGCGGCGATGAAGAAGGTGCGCAATGAACTCGGTCTGACCAATGTGCAGATCATGATTCCGTTCGTGCGCAACCTGGAAGAGGCCGCCGGCGTGGTCGATCTGCTCGCGCAGCACGGCCTCAAGCGTGGCGAGAACGATCTCAAGCTGATCATGATGTGCGAGATTCCCTCCAACGCCCTGCTGGCCGACCAGTTCCTGCAGTATTTCGACGGCTTCTCGATCGGCTCCAACGACCTGACTCAGCTCACCTTGGGTCTGGACCGCGACTCCGGCCTGGTGGCGCATGCCTTCGACGAGCGCGATCCGGCGGTCAAGCGCCTGCTGTCGATGGCCATCCAGAGCGCCAACAAACTTGGCAAGTATGTGGGTATCTGCGGGCAAGGCCCGTCGGACCATGCCGACTTTGCCGAGTGGCTGATGGATGAGGGCATTCAAACGATTTCCTTGAATCCGGATACCGTGGTCGACACTTGGCTCAAGCTGGCCGCTCACGGCAAGGCGTGA
- the msrB gene encoding peptide-methionine (R)-S-oxide reductase MsrB: MNRKIDKPDAYWRAQLTPEQYRVTRQKGTERPFSGEYWNCWDAGLYVCVCCGAPLFDARHKFDAGCGWPSFWRAAKEADIEEADDYSHAMHRTEVLCQQCGAHLGHVFDDGPPPTGLRYCINSAAIRLQPDDQGN; this comes from the coding sequence ATGAACCGCAAAATCGACAAACCCGATGCCTACTGGCGCGCCCAGCTTACCCCGGAGCAATATCGGGTGACGCGCCAGAAAGGCACAGAACGTCCTTTCAGCGGCGAATACTGGAACTGCTGGGATGCAGGCCTCTATGTCTGCGTGTGCTGCGGCGCACCGCTTTTCGACGCCCGCCACAAGTTCGACGCCGGCTGCGGCTGGCCAAGCTTTTGGCGCGCGGCCAAAGAGGCCGACATCGAAGAGGCCGACGACTACAGCCACGCCATGCACCGCACCGAAGTGCTGTGTCAGCAATGCGGCGCCCACCTCGGGCACGTGTTCGACGACGGCCCGCCACCGACCGGTCTGCGCTATTGCATCAACTCCGCTGCCATTCGTCTGCAGCCCGACGACCAAGGCAACTGA
- a CDS encoding bactofilin family protein, with protein sequence MFRKKQAKSIEVTKLSSLIADNVHIVGDVVFSGGLRVDGRIEGNVINNGGAHGLLVLSDKGSITGEVRVYDAVVNGSISGDLEVEHFLELQAKAKVAGNIRYHQLQMECGATITGRIERLGENGVGEHDKPEDAKVVEIGSSQHAAGMR encoded by the coding sequence ATGTTCCGCAAAAAGCAAGCCAAGTCGATCGAAGTCACCAAACTTTCCAGCCTGATTGCCGACAATGTCCATATCGTTGGCGATGTGGTGTTTTCGGGCGGGCTGCGGGTCGATGGCCGGATCGAGGGCAATGTGATCAACAACGGCGGCGCTCACGGTTTATTGGTGCTGAGCGACAAGGGCAGCATCACGGGCGAGGTGCGGGTCTATGATGCGGTGGTCAATGGCAGCATCTCGGGCGATCTCGAGGTTGAGCATTTTCTCGAACTGCAGGCCAAGGCCAAGGTGGCGGGCAATATCCGCTACCATCAGTTGCAGATGGAGTGCGGGGCCACGATTACCGGCAGAATCGAACGCCTGGGAGAAAATGGTGTGGGCGAACATGACAAGCCCGAGGACGCCAAGGTGGTTGAAATCGGTAGTTCCCAGCACGCCGCCGGCATGCGCTGA
- a CDS encoding DUF2863 family protein, translating to MKRIRSKRRGGLARAAEQLVWLATGLASSGCRVEDRYWESLLAGTVDNLLEEGAEEVLNDALDHLYGVDLRAYDELADFIESRAETAAGAPEHDILLIAAPVLAWSRYKIPACTIPRAVLANLRVHLQAHVLADGVKLALADFLFSPDQLPHGYCATAQCAAELGRAALADTDLSIPTEGLPETAQFLSDTRYLLGAIAAPRGKPLFRWQERDGHRDHAMAQWRAQGGACLAPLLPGCALEVVLPEAYFAASRQADKASRPYAVRASVAFLGTALDTPAMRLRAVIAPFYDQTLEEFRIGFTVQGSERVVHGVVWPLLGAEDENTDSAAQIEAVLRECGVTDIVNLDHRFPLEYCEDCGAPLYPAPDGEVVHAEMPEEQVEHVPRHLH from the coding sequence ATGAAGAGAATACGCAGCAAGCGCCGCGGCGGCCTCGCCCGCGCGGCCGAGCAACTGGTCTGGCTGGCCACCGGGCTTGCCTCGTCCGGATGCCGTGTCGAAGACCGTTACTGGGAAAGCCTGCTTGCCGGCACCGTCGACAACCTGCTCGAAGAAGGTGCCGAAGAGGTACTCAACGACGCCTTGGACCATCTGTACGGCGTCGATCTGCGTGCCTATGACGAGCTGGCCGACTTTATCGAATCGCGCGCCGAAACCGCCGCCGGCGCGCCAGAGCACGATATCCTGCTGATCGCCGCGCCGGTACTGGCGTGGTCGCGCTACAAAATCCCGGCCTGCACCATTCCGCGGGCGGTACTTGCCAACCTGCGCGTGCATCTGCAAGCGCATGTGCTCGCCGACGGGGTCAAGCTTGCGCTGGCCGATTTTCTGTTCAGCCCGGATCAGTTGCCCCATGGCTATTGCGCCACCGCGCAATGTGCCGCCGAACTGGGTCGCGCCGCGCTGGCCGACACGGATTTGTCGATCCCCACCGAGGGCTTGCCCGAGACCGCCCAGTTTTTGTCCGACACCCGTTATCTGCTTGGCGCCATCGCCGCACCGCGTGGCAAGCCGCTGTTCCGCTGGCAAGAGCGCGATGGCCACCGCGATCATGCCATGGCCCAGTGGCGCGCCCAGGGCGGCGCCTGCTTGGCGCCCTTGCTGCCCGGTTGCGCGCTCGAAGTGGTGTTGCCGGAAGCCTACTTTGCCGCCAGTCGTCAGGCCGACAAAGCCAGCCGGCCCTACGCAGTGCGCGCCTCGGTGGCGTTTTTGGGCACCGCGCTCGACACCCCGGCGATGCGACTGCGCGCGGTCATCGCACCGTTTTATGACCAGACGTTGGAAGAGTTCCGCATTGGTTTCACCGTCCAAGGCAGCGAACGTGTGGTGCATGGCGTAGTCTGGCCCCTGCTCGGCGCAGAAGACGAAAACACCGACAGCGCGGCGCAGATCGAAGCGGTGCTGCGCGAATGCGGCGTCACCGACATCGTGAACCTGGATCACCGCTTTCCGCTCGAATACTGCGAAGACTGTGGCGCCCCGCTTTACCCTGCACCCGACGGCGAGGTGGTCCATGCAGAAATGCCCGAAGAACAGGTCGAGCACGTGCCGCGACACCTGCATTGA
- a CDS encoding pyruvate, water dikinase regulatory protein: MTDTPVRTVFFISDGTGITSETLGHSLLAQFPDARFRQVRIPFVDDVDKAIDCANQIREAAQRDGVRPIVFSTLVNPETVRGLRQADALFIDLFEQFIGPLETELGQRSTHAVGRFHGIADSLDYKNRIEAINFAMAHDDGVSSDGELAEADVILVGVSRSGKTPTSLYLAMQFGVKAANYPLIPEDFERNKLPGELHHYRAKLFGLTIAPERLSQIRQERRPNSRYASLENCRYEIEAAQKLMRRENIRWLDSTAKSIEEISATILQAVRLNRPAY, translated from the coding sequence ATGACCGACACCCCCGTTCGCACCGTCTTTTTCATCTCGGACGGCACCGGCATTACCTCGGAAACCCTCGGCCACAGCTTGCTGGCACAGTTTCCCGATGCGCGCTTCCGTCAGGTGCGCATCCCTTTTGTGGACGACGTGGATAAAGCCATCGACTGCGCCAACCAGATCCGCGAAGCCGCCCAGCGCGACGGCGTGCGCCCCATCGTGTTCAGCACCTTGGTCAACCCTGAAACGGTGCGCGGGCTGCGCCAGGCCGACGCGTTGTTCATCGACTTGTTCGAGCAATTCATCGGTCCGCTGGAAACCGAACTGGGCCAGCGCTCCACCCACGCGGTAGGCCGCTTTCACGGTATTGCCGACAGCCTGGACTACAAAAACCGCATCGAGGCGATCAACTTTGCCATGGCGCACGACGACGGTGTCTCCTCCGACGGCGAACTGGCCGAGGCGGACGTGATCCTGGTCGGTGTATCGCGCTCGGGCAAGACCCCGACCAGCCTCTACCTGGCCATGCAGTTCGGCGTCAAGGCGGCCAACTATCCGCTGATTCCCGAAGACTTCGAGCGCAACAAGCTTCCGGGCGAATTACACCATTACCGCGCCAAGCTGTTCGGTCTGACCATCGCGCCGGAACGCCTGTCGCAAATCCGTCAGGAACGCCGGCCCAACAGCCGCTACGCATCGCTGGAGAACTGCCGCTACGAAATCGAAGCCGCGCAAAAGCTGATGCGGCGTGAGAACATCCGCTGGCTGGACTCCACCGCCAAGTCCATCGAGGAAATTTCCGCCACCATTTTGCAGGCGGTACGATTGAACCGGCCGGCGTACTGA
- a CDS encoding M23 family metallopeptidase — protein sequence MAFVILSTGGLAESRLHTVRARTVLGLAALLLSAAIAAGGMVGYRMGRAELPESQPVGEASPALSLDQPEGRALVDRVGELTGRLIRLESEALSLAKRLGVLQDFEKLAEKSGQQRKNPTDRPARAAKPRGGEDPPSGGPLLPAVGASVSDTLAGSNPSPVDDHDLRLGLADLAAQFDRLDAAFALVDKVLTERSLQDMAFPSRLPVLDRPITSGFGNRLDPFTRRLARHTGLDFPAPTGTPIYASAGGRVQWAGYNSDYGYMVEIDHGNGLVTRYAHASKLLVRTGQLVMPRQRIALVGSTGRSTGPHLHFEVIRNGDFADPKLYLARSLAD from the coding sequence ATGGCGTTTGTCATTCTGTCGACCGGTGGTCTGGCCGAGTCCCGATTGCATACGGTGCGTGCGCGGACCGTATTGGGCTTGGCCGCCTTACTGTTGTCTGCGGCCATTGCAGCCGGCGGCATGGTGGGTTACCGCATGGGGCGGGCGGAGCTGCCCGAGTCTCAACCGGTCGGCGAGGCAAGCCCGGCCTTGAGTCTGGATCAACCCGAAGGGCGTGCGCTGGTCGATCGCGTCGGCGAGTTGACCGGCCGCCTGATCCGGCTGGAGAGCGAAGCGCTGTCCCTGGCCAAGCGGCTGGGGGTGCTCCAAGATTTCGAGAAGCTGGCGGAAAAGTCCGGCCAGCAGCGGAAAAATCCCACTGACAGACCCGCCCGCGCTGCCAAACCTCGAGGCGGCGAGGACCCGCCTAGCGGTGGTCCTTTGCTGCCGGCTGTTGGTGCGAGCGTCTCGGATACCTTGGCGGGCTCGAACCCCAGCCCGGTCGATGACCATGACCTGCGTCTGGGTTTGGCCGATCTGGCTGCGCAATTCGATCGCCTCGATGCGGCCTTTGCCCTGGTCGACAAGGTCCTGACCGAGCGTAGTCTGCAAGACATGGCTTTTCCGAGTCGTTTGCCAGTGCTCGACCGCCCGATCACCTCGGGTTTCGGCAATCGGTTGGATCCCTTCACCCGCCGTTTGGCACGTCACACCGGGCTGGACTTTCCAGCGCCCACTGGTACCCCGATCTACGCCAGCGCCGGCGGTCGTGTTCAGTGGGCCGGTTACAACAGCGACTATGGCTACATGGTCGAAATCGACCACGGCAACGGCTTGGTCACCCGTTATGCTCATGCTTCCAAGCTCTTGGTGCGCACCGGCCAATTGGTGATGCCGCGCCAGCGCATCGCATTGGTTGGGTCGACTGGCCGCTCCACCGGTCCCCATCTGCACTTTGAAGTGATCCGCAACGGCGATTTTGCCGACCCCAAGCTTTATCTTGCGCGCAGCTTGGCGGACTGA